The genomic segment TATCGATTCGCCAGACCCTGCGACTTTGGAAATATTATCTGAAGCTGGCTTAGATGATGTGTTGGTCAAGCCCGTTGCCTTGGGCAATATCATTGATCGGGTGGAACGCCGCATTCGAAAGCGCAAACCCTTTGTAGTGACGATGGAATATGTCGGGCCGGACCGCCGTAGTAATGCCCGTCCCGGCACAGAAGAAATCCCGCTTGTTGAGGTGCCTAACCCCGTGGCCTTTAAAGCTTTGCCTAAGCAGGATGAAAAGCAATATCTCACCGATCAGAGAAAAGCCTTAATCCGTGTGGAATCTTTGAAAATTGAGCGCCATGCGGTGCAGGTTTTCTGGCTGTGCGGTAAGGTTTCAAGTCAGGTGGATGAAAATAAAAATCCATCCTATTTTCTGGAAAAGCTGGTTTCTGTGACCAATAAACTGGCGGGCAAGTTGGAAAAGCGTGAAGACAGTGCGCGTGTGTCCATGTGTGAGTTGATCTTGTCTATGGTTTCGGACTTTCAGGCGGGCACTGCGGATATGGCAGGCCAAGATTGGAAAGAATTTACCAGCATTGTTGCCCAGCTTAAGGATGAGTTGGGGCCGAAGTAGTCTCCTTAAACAAGGATGAGTTTTTCAATCACCCCATTAAGGCATTTACGCCCTTCAGGGCTGGCGCGTAAATGGGTCTCAGTCCAGCAAACAAGACCATTTTCGATCAGGATTTCTAAACCTTCAGGCTCAAGACAGTCTTTAAGCCCTTGATGGGTCAGGCTTTTAAAATGGGCACAGTCAATCCCCTCTTTTAAACGCAAGCCCATCATGATGAGCTCGATAATACGTTCTTCTGTGGGGATAGATTTGCGTTTTTGCTCACCGGATTTTTTCTCAGCAATAGCGTTAAGCCAAAGGTCTGGTTGGTAAATTTGGTGAATGGCTTGGTTACTAAGCCGACTATGGGCACCCGGTCCGATCCCGATATAATCATCACCTTGCCAATAGATCAGATTATGGCGGCTTTCTTGAGCGCTTTTGGCATGGTTGGAAATTTCATAAGCGGGCATGTGGGCTTTTTCCATCATCTCTTGGGTGAGATCAAACAGGTCCGCGCCTAAATCTTCATCCACACTGGGTACGCCTTCTTTATAAAAGGCGGTGCCGGGCTCAATGGTTAATTGATAAAGCGAGAGATGGCCTGCGCTTAGATTTAACGCTTCTGTGAGCTCATCCTGCCAATCCTGTAAGGTTTGATCAGGGCGGGCATAAATCAGATCAAAGCTATAGCGATCAAAGGTTTTTTGGGCGAGCTCAAGGGCGCGAAAGCCCTCTTCTAAAGAATGGGCGCGCCCTAAAAATGTTAAGGCCTTGGCGCGCAAAGACTGAATGCCAATAGAAAGGCGGTTAATGCCAGCGGATTTAAAATTAGCAAATGTATCTGTTTCAACCGTGGTCGGATTGGCTTCAAGCGTAATCTCGATATCAGGGCTAAAGCCCCAGAGCTTTTGGGCTGTTTGTAAAATACTCTCAACCGTTTGGGGCGCCATTAAAGAGGGGGTGCCACCGCCAAAGAAAATACTGGAAATGGTCTGCTCAGCACTTTCTTGATGAATGCGGGTTAACTCATTGATAAAGGCTTGCGCCCATTGATCATGATCCACGCTCTTTGCCACATGGGAGTTGAAATCGCAATAAGGGCATTTTGAGACACAATAAGGCCAGTGAATATAAAGGCCAAAGGGCGTTTTGGGCTGAGATGACATGATCATCAGCCTTATATATACCGAAAAAACTCAGCCGTCATCCCCGCCTTGTTGGGGATGACGGTTGTGTTCATAGAAGATTTAAGCTTCACCACGGGCGGGATAGTCTTTCGCCATAATGAAATCCAGATTTGCCAGCAGGCCAGAAAGGTCAGGGCGCAAAAACGGCATGGTTTGGATATCGGCAAAATAGAGCGTTTGGTCGGGGCGGATCATGAAAAGGCCCGGTTCTGAGAAAATTTCCGGCTCTTCAACACCGATGGAGGTAGTGCCAATGCCATGGGAGACAAACAGGCCAAGCGCGCGCGCTTCCTCAATGGATAGCCCATAAGCTAGTGGCAGATTTTCAATGTCCCAATCTTTTTGGGCAAGCTCTGCGCGCTCTTTGCTATCAGAACTGGCGACAAGCAGGTTAATGCCGCGTTCTTTTAATCCCTCAACCAGCGAGTTGAGTTTGCCCAGATACATTTTGCAAAGTGGGCAATGATAGCCACGATAAAAGGCAATCATGGTGAAACTGTCAGGCTTTTGATCGCCAAGGGACCATTTTGTACCGTCCATTAAGGTGACAGAGAAATCGGGAACTTGTGTGCGAGGCGTGATCATGTAAGTTTACTCCTAGTATTTGAATGTTCATTCAAAAAGTGTGAAAAAAATTTTAGTCGAGGATTTTTAAGGCCAAACGGGCCGTGGTCGTCAGGGTTTCTTTTGTGGTGGAACTTTTCGCCATAACGCGCAGGCCCTGAACGGTACTGGTGAGAAAACGCGCAATGTTTTCAGCAGGTTCAGTTGTTTTAAATTCCCCATTGGCAATGCCTTCTTCAATGACACCACAAAAAGTCTCAGCAATTTCTACAAGGTTATCTTGGACCTGTGCTTTAATCACCGCATCATGAGGCGCGAGTTCTATGGCGCTATTAGACATGAGGCAGCCAAGTTTTTTACCTTCGCCAAGGGAGAATTCAATCAGGTCATTAAAAAACTCTTCAAGACGTCCTTTGGCTGGGCCGGGCATCATCAATTTATCAAGGCGTTTGCGCACAATCGTTTGGCGATAATGGCTAAGGGCATCTTGAAACAAGGCATGTTTATCGCCAAAACTATCATAAAGCGAGCCGGGTTTAAGGCCCGTGGCCTTTTGGATATCTATCATGGAAGTCGCGCCATAGCCTTTTTCCCAAAACAGGATCATGACCTGATCAAGAACAGTGTTTTTATCAAAAGAACGCGGACGTGCCATGGTAATTTCCAATTAATGAACGTTCATTCAAAAATAGGAGATAATTTTAAATCGTCAAGGGGTTTTTGATGGTTTTTTCTGGGCTTTGACATATGAATGAAATGGTCTAAAACTGTGAGCAAGTTAATCAAGATTGAGTGAAACCCATGTCTTTGCCAAAAAATCCTGTTGTTGTAATCCCTGCCCGTATGGCTTCTGAGCGTTTACCGGGTAAGCCGCTGGCTGATATTTGTGGCGAGCCCATGATCGTTCATGTTTGGCGCCGCGCCATGGAAGCAGAGATTGGCCCGGTGATTGTCGCCTGCGCAGAAAAAGAAATTGCAGATGCGGTTACAAAAGCGGGCGGTCATGCGGTTTTGACCCGACCAGATCACCCTTCTGGCTCAGATCGTGTTTTTGAAGCGGTGGAAAATTTTGATCCCAAGGGTGCTTATGATGCGGTGGTGAATGTGCAGGGTGATTTACCAACCCTTGACCCTGATGTGGTGAAGACGGTTTTTGCCCCCTTGGGTAAAGAGGTTGTGGATATTTCCACATTAGCAGTGGAAATCAGCGAAGAGTCTGAGCGCACAAACCCCAATGTGGTAAAGGCTATTGTTGGTTTTGAAGAAGGTGCCAATGTGGGCCATGGGCTGTATTTTACCCGCGCAACTGCGCCTTATGGGGACGGCCCGCTTTATCATCATATCGGTCTTTATGGCTTTAGACGTGAGGCGTTGAAACGTTTTGTCAATCTTGCCCCAAGTGTGTTGGAGCGTCGTGAAAAACTAGAGCAACTGCGCGCGCTTGAAAATGGCATGCGCATTGATGTGGCCCTCGTTGACACGGTGCCTTTAGGGGTTGATACTCCTGCTGATTTGGAACGTGCGCGCGCCGCACTGAAATAAAATAAGAAAAAGAGTATATTCAATGTCTGACCTGTCGCGTCCGGTTGATCCGGCAAAATTGATCGCTTTCCAAGGGGAATTGGGGGCTTATTCTGATCTTGCGTGTCGTATGTCACGCCCAGAGATGAATACATTGCCGTGCCATACCTTTGAAGATGCGTTTGCAGCTGTGCGTGATGGTGATGCGGCCTTAGCCATGATCCCCATTGAAAATTCTGTGGCGGGTCGTGTGGCAGATATCCATCATCTTTTACCGGAATCCGGCCTTCATATTATTGGAGAGCATTATCAACGCATCAACCATCACCTTTTGGCGGTGCCCGGCACAAAGCTTGAAGATGTTACGGAAGTTTACAGCCACGTCCATGCGCTTAACCAATGTCGTGATTATTTAAAGGAACATGGTATCAAGCCAGTGGTCGCGGTTGATACGGCAGGTTCAGCCAAGGAAATTGCCAAATCCGGTGATACGACAAAGGCGGTAATTGCCTCAGAACTTGCGGGTGAGATTTATGGTCTGACCTCATTGGCGGCTGATATTGAAGATGCAGAACATAACACCACGCGGTTTGTCGTGATGGCAAAAGAGGCTATTGTGCCACACGCAAAAGCGGGCATGGCGGTCACTTCATTTATTTTTCGTGTGCGCAACGTTCCAGCGGCATTATTCAAGGCCATGGGCGGGTTTGCCACCAACGGGATTAACATCACCAAGCTGGAAAGCTATATTGTAGATGGTTCTTTCATTGCCGCGCAGTTTTATGTTGATTGTGAAGGCCATCCGGAAAACCGCGATTTGCGCCTTGCCTTGGAAGAGCTTGATTTCTTCACCAGCAATATGAAAATCCTTGGTGTTTATCCACCCCATCCTTATCGCTTACAGCAAAAACTTGATGATGAATGAGTAAGTGAAGCCTGATAGAGGCTTAAGGTTTTAAAGCAATGTCATAACGGATGAAGTCTGTGAGATCAGCGACTTTATTGTAAAGACCTTGCGCGGTTTCATTCTGCTTATCGGTATGCCAGTAAAGTTTTGCAGCACCATGGGTTTGGGCCTGTTCTTTTACCCCATTGATTAGCGCGCGCCCCGCACCGCGCGCCCGAACAGATTGTTCGACAAATAAGTCTTCAAGATAGCAATAAGAGCTGTCAAACCATGTGGTGCCATGAAAGAAATAATGGGTAAAGCCAATAACATGGTCTTCATCTTCACAGACTAGCCCGTAAAGATCTTTATCATCTTCATTCATGAGCCGTTCCCAGACTTTTTGGGTGACCTCATCACTAAGCTCAACCGTATAAAAAGCCAGATAGGCCTGCCAAAGATCAAACCATCGACTGTAATCATTAATTTCAATGGGGCGAATGTTCATAAGGAGAGACTTTCATGGGATTGGGTGCGCTCACGCCATAAAATATAAATGCCACTGGCAACAATCACAAGGCTACCTGCAACAGTGGCCTGTTCGGGTATCACGTGCCAGAAGGTCCAATCAAAGACAGCTGCCCAGATAAGCGCTGTATATTCCATGGGGCTAACGATAATGGGCGAGGTAATGCGCGCAGCTTCGGTCATAAAATAATGCGCAACGGTGCCAAATAATCCCATGGCGACGCACCATAAAAGGTTGAAAAAGGTCAGCTCTTGCCAGAAAAACAGGCTAAAAGTAAAGCCGATTAAGCTCATCCCCAAGGTGGTCCAGAAGGTGTAACTAAGCGCAGTTTCACTTTCCTTATATTTGCGTGCAAGTACCTGAGTGAGTGCATAAGACACAGCCACAACCATCATATAGCCTGCCCCACCCCCAAAGATGCCATCATCGGGCTGTAAGACGATCATGACACCGATAAAGCCTGCAATGACAGCGCATATACGGTGAAATCCGATTTTCTCGCCAATAAGCAGGGCCGATAGTCCCACCATGAAAAAGGGTGCTGAAAAACAAATGGCCAAGGCATTGGCCAAGGACATTTCGCGCAAACCTATGGTGAAGCCCACAAACATAATGGCCCCTAAAACTGCGCGAAAGAGATGTAAGACGGGGCGCTTGGTGTGAACGGATTTAATCCCGCCTTGTTTAGCGATGATGTAAAGCAAGGGGATAAAACCAAACAGGGAGCGAAAGAAAAGAATTTGCGCGGCACTGAGATGGTCGGTGAGATGTTTGATCATGGCATCCATCACACTCATTAAGGCAATGCCAAGGGCCATGATCAAAAGGCCGCGCGATATGGGGGAAAGTGTGGACATGGGAAACGGGCTTTCAAAAAAACGGGACGTCCCCCACGACCTATAAGTTCTTAGCTCAGGGGAAAGACCCCCGACTAAAAAGAGAGTCTTATTTATCGATGGGTTTAATCATGCGGCCCAGTGGTTTACCGCCAAAGATATGAACATGAAGGTGAGGGACTTCCTGCCCACCTTCATCACCCAGGTTGGAAAGAATGCGATAGCCGCTTTCTTTCACGCCAGCTTCACGCGCGACCACGCCGATGGCGCGGATATAATCCACAATCTCGCCTTCAGGGGCATTTTGGCTGAAATCGTCATAATCCACATAGCTCCCTTTTGGGATGACTAAAATATGCACGGGGGCTTGGGGTGCAATATCTTTAAAGGCCAAGGCATGGTCACTTTCATAGACCTTGTCGCAGGGGATTTCACCACGAATGATTTTGGCAAAGATATTATTGGAGTCATAGGACATGGACAGAGGCCTTTTAAGTGATACTGCAATCGTTGTTTTGACTAAACTGGACGATTAAGGGGGTGTTTGACAAGCAAAAACTTCAGCTTTTGCGCCACTTTGCGTTCATTTGGAAGAGGTCGCCAATAGTGGCATAGTCCTTATATCCAAGCCTTGATATGGGGTTCACCTTGCGTGGATCAACCTTTCCATCGACCAAACAGTCATCATCAATATGGATGCCAACCACCTTTCCAAAGATGGCGGTGTTCTTCTCTGACTCAGAGTCACATAAAAGAGGCACGATTTGGGTGAGAACACACTCTAAATGGATCGGTGACTTTTTAATCCTTTTTGGTTTTATTAAGGTAGAGGGTACCATCTCCAAACCTGCAACATCGGCTTCATCCGTGTCTGGGTGTTCCGGTGCGGCGGTTCTGAACATTTCGTCTTTTAAATCAAAATTAGCAATATTAATGGCAAATTCTTTATTTTTTTCAATGTTTTGAAGGGTATCTTTGGTGTCTGAATGAGGGGTGGGGCCATTGATCGCTATCATTAGCTGTGGTGGGTTTTGCGCAACACCATTAAAAAAGCTAAAGGGTGCAACATTACCGATTCCCCCCTCACTCAGCGTGCTGACCCACCCGATGGGGCGCGGGATGATGCAGGCCTTAAAGGGATGATGGGGCAGCGGGTTGGATTCATCTGTTTTGAAAAACATAAAAAATATTTCACTTTGTATAAATCTAAAAACTAACTTCGAATGTAGTCTTTCCTAACTTCATATGTATTTGCAAGGGTTTATGTGAAGTCTCTTGCTTATATTTTTGGCTCAAGGCACACTATGAGCATGACTGAACAGAAATTAAACGGCCCCAGCATCAAAAAAGTCCCTGAAGGCGATGATAAGGAACGTCTTGTCTGCCCTGATTGCGGCTTTATTGATTATCAAAACCCGAAAATTGTGGTCGGGGCTGTCTGCACATGGGAAGACAAATTTCTCTTATGTCGCAGGGCCATAGCGCCATCTTATGGTAAATGGACCTTTCCCGCAGGCTTTATGGAACTGGATGAAACAGTTGCTGAAGGGGCCAAGCGCGAAGCCTATGAAGAAGCCGGGGTAGATGTGGATATTCAGGATATTTTGGGTATCTATGAAGTCCCAACAGTCGGTCATGTCATGATTATGCATCGCGCGCCCATGCGCACGCCTGATTTTAAAGCGGGTGTAGAAAGCCTTGAAGTTGAGTTGTTTGGCTGGGATGAAATCCCGTGGGATGATCTTGCTTTTCCATCGGTTCATTGGACGTTGAACCGCTTTCAGGAAGTGCGTGGCAAAAGTGATATCCCAGCTGTGACCAAAACATCGGATTATTACCAGGTTAGCTGATAAAGAACTGGTGCATTAGGGCTCTGGGTGATAGAATCGCACCCATGTCGTCAAATGTTCGCATATCGGGTTCAACAACCCAACCAGTTGTTAGTGATCGGGGCTCTTATGGTGCTGATCGTGAAGAACGCGTGCGTATTGCCAAAGTCGGTCGCCGTGATGGCCCCGATATCCGTGGGGCTTTAGAACGTCTGCGCCGCCTGTTGGCCTCTGGTCAGCCGTTGCGCGATGATGTGCCGCGTGGCTATTATCTCAATATTCTGGTTTGATCCTTTAGAACGTTTACGCCCTAGTCTTCTAAATCTTCAATCGTTTCGGCTTCAATGATCTCGCGTGCAAGGTCATAGGAAAAGCCTGCCCGTGCCATGGCGGCAAGGTCTTTTTCTTTTAAGTCTTCGCGTTTTTCAGGCAAGCGCCATGGGCCTAAGCGACGTCTGCGCGCCAAGGCAATGGCAGCGTCGCGTTCTAAATTCTCGCTTTGGCTTTCTTCGCGCAAGGCCTCAAGAGCTTTATTAATGTGATCTTCACTGAGGCCCTTTTCCATAAGCTTCATGCGGATCACGCGTTGGGAGGTACCTTTTCGATGAAGTGCGCCGGCGCGTCCTTCTGCATAACGCGCATCATCAATGAATTTAGCTTGTTCCAGTTTATCCAACAGCTCTTCAATCCAGTCGATCCCGTCTTGGATAGAGGTATCATGATAATAATTGGATTTTTGCACGCGCCGCACGAGCACATGGCGCAGGTTATGGCGCGATGTGGCAAAGCGGTCGATGTAATTGAGCGCCGCATTGCGCAAAGATTCCTTTGTCACGGGTCTTGGAATTTTCTTATCTTGTGACATATCTCACTTAACTCATACGCCTTTGCCTGTTATAGGGTGTAACCATAACGTTGAAATTCAAAAAAGAGAAACCCTTATGACTCCGATTGAAGTCAATCCCCATGCGCGCAACTGGTTGGGCCTGTGGACGCTTTATTCACGCGAAGTGCGCCGCTTCTTAAAAGTCTATACCCAGACCCTGTTGGCCCCGCTTGTGACCACGCTCTTGTTCTTTGCGGTGTTCTCTCTTGCCTTGGGGCGCGCGGTGGAACAGATCGGCTCTGTGCCATTTCTTGAATTTCTCGCCCCCGGTCTAGTGATGATGGCAATTACGCAAAATGCCTTTGCCAATACCTCAAGCTCGCTTGTGATTTCAAAAGTGCAGGGCAATATTGTTGATACCCTCATGCCCCCGCTTAATGCCCATGAGCTGACCTTTGCTTTTGCCATGGGCGGCACAACGCGTGGGCTGTTGATCGGCACCATTATTATTTTGGTTATGAGCCTGTTTGTACCCCTTGGTGTGGATAATATCGGGCTTGTGCTTTATCACGGCTTTATGGGCGCGTTGATGCTTTCACTTTTTGGTGTTGTGGGGGGCATCTGGTCTGAGAAGTTTGACCATATGGCGGCGGTGACAAACTTTGTGGTCACGCCTTTGTCGTTTTTATCAGGCACATTTTATTCGATTGAGCGTTTACCTGAACTGGGCAAGTTTCTCGCCAGTATCAATCCGTTTTTCTACATGATTGATGGGTTTCGCGCTGGCTTTATCGGTCAGGCCGATAGCGATATTGTGACAGGTATGCTGGTGATGGCAGGTGTGAATACAGGTTTGTGGATTCTCAGCTATCGCATGTTTAAGACCGGCTATAAGCTGAAGGCCTAAACCCATTGAACAAAGAAAAACCCCGCCTGGAATAGTCCAAGGCGGGGTTTTTCTTTTGAAGTATCGATCCTAAACCTTAAAGGACAGATTCGATCCATTCCTGAAGTTTGTTCTTTGGCAGTGCGCCGATCTTAGTCGCTGCAACCTGACCGTCTTTGAACAACATCAATGTTGGAATACCACGTACACCAAACTTGGAAGGCGTACCGGGGTTTTCGTCGATGTTGAGTTTTGCGATAGTCAGTTTACCACCAAGCTCTTCAGCCAGCTCATCAAGAGCCGGTGCGATTTGTTTACATGGACCACACCATTCTGCCCAGAAATCTACCAGAACGGGTTTGTCGGAATTTACAACGTCAGCGTCAAAGCTGTCGTCAGTGATCTTTTTGCTCATTGTCTTGTCCTATGGGAGAAGGCGAAAAATTACGTGGGTTGAATTTAAGGTGATGCAGCCTGTGCGTCAAGGTGCGTCCCCAGATAAAAAACTATTCCAGCATTTTTGTCGGGATTTCCATGAGTTTGGGTGTGTCAGTCCAGAGCAACACGCAACGCACGGGCTTATCGGGGTATATCAGTTGCAAGGCAGCACGATAGGCTTTCATTTGGTTGATATAAATGGTGGGGACTTTTTTGACCGATCTGGGTGGTGGGCGATTGGTTTTATAATCAACCACAATGATTTCATCGCTTCGTACAAGCAAGCGGTCCACTTGGGCCGAGATTACCCGCCCATGGACTTCCCCAACAATTGGCACCTCAGCTTGGGAGCCTTCGCCAAACACATCGCTGAACTCTTCATCACTTAGGATGCGCAAAGTCTCTGCACAGATATCACTTTGCTGGTTTTCATCTAGCCCATGATTGGGCCGTGCAAGATAGCTAATGGCGGCATCCTCGCGCTCCTCTGCTGCAAGCTCGGGTAAGGTTTGCAACAAGGCGTGAATGATATTCCCGCGTTTATAGCGATAGCCATGATCCGTGCCCAAGGGCGATCGTGTGGCAGGCTCGGGCTCAGTTGGGCGTGAAGGGGCCAAGGGGCGCGGTGGTGAGGGTTCGCGCCCGGGATTGGTTTTGGCCCAATCGGGAAGGGGGATGGTCTCATAAGCTTGGGTTTCAAAACCGGGCTCAATCTTGGCCTCGATTTCTTGGTCGCATTTTAAGCGCAAGACAGAGACTTCATCGGTTTCATCAGATTGATTGATGAAAATATCATCGACTTCTTCCCCGACTTTAGCCAGCCCATTTTTAATCAGATTATACCAACAATGCGCAGGTGCTGCGCGTTTGGTCTCCCAGCCACATACATAGAGGCGGTCTTCAGCGCGTGTCAGCGCCACATACAGCAGGCGGCGATATTCTTCATCGCGTTTTCTGGACAGGCGGTCTTTTTCTGCCTTTGAGATATTTTCATAAAATTCAGATTTGGGCGGCCAGATGAACAGCTCATCGCCTGTTTCAGGGTCATGGGGCCAGAGCAGTTTTTCCCCTTTGGCCGGGGCCTGTAAGGTATCGGGCATAAAGACGATGGGCGCTTGCAGGCCTTTTGCGCCATGAACGGTCATCACGCGCACGGCATTTTGGCTGGCTTGTTCCAAATCCCGTTTAACCTCGGTCTCACCCGTATCAAGCCAGGCAAGAAAACCCTCTAAGGATGGGGTGTGGCTGCGCTCATATTGTAAGGCGAGGTCCAGAAATTCATTAATCGGATCATCGGCTTCCAGCCCCAAGCGCGAGATGATTTTTTTGCGCCCTTCGCGGGCTGAAAGCACATAGGTGAAAAGCTCAAACGGGCGCACATAATCGGTGCGTGCCATGAGGTCTTTTAAGAAATTACAGGCACTTAGGTAATGTAAATCATCATTGGCCTTATCGCGCAGGGCCGACCATAGACTGCCTTTGCGCTGATAAGACAGGTTAAAGAGATCATCATCATTAAGCCCAAGGAGCGGGCCTTTTAACACGCAGGCCAATTGCAGGTCATCATCGGGTTGCAATAAGAAACGGCCCAAGGCAACAAGGTCCATGACCGCCATTTGCTCACTTAAAATCATCCGGTCCACACCAGCAACCGCGATATTAAGCTCTTTTAAGGAGCGCACCAATTCTTCAACAAAACCACTGCGACGACGCACCAGCACCATAATATCACCGGGCTCAATGGGGCGGCCTTTAGCTTCGAGTTTTTCTTGGCTAAGCACCATATGCTGGATGCGCCGCGCAATCATCTGGGCAAGACGTGCGCGCGGGCTATCGGCCTGAATGCGCTCAATCGGGGGCTTCCATGGGGTGACAGGGGCTGCGGCGGTGGGGATAATGGGCGGCCAAAGCTCAACTAAGCCGCCATCCTTTGCCCGCCAAGCATCGTGATGGATTTCATCATCAATTTCGACGCCTTGGGCAATGGCGGGATCAGAAAAAATCGCATCAACACATTGCAAGACTGC from the Candidatus Terasakiella magnetica genome contains:
- a CDS encoding prephenate dehydratase, giving the protein MSDLSRPVDPAKLIAFQGELGAYSDLACRMSRPEMNTLPCHTFEDAFAAVRDGDAALAMIPIENSVAGRVADIHHLLPESGLHIIGEHYQRINHHLLAVPGTKLEDVTEVYSHVHALNQCRDYLKEHGIKPVVAVDTAGSAKEIAKSGDTTKAVIASELAGEIYGLTSLAADIEDAEHNTTRFVVMAKEAIVPHAKAGMAVTSFIFRVRNVPAALFKAMGGFATNGINITKLESYIVDGSFIAAQFYVDCEGHPENRDLRLALEELDFFTSNMKILGVYPPHPYRLQQKLDDE
- a CDS encoding ABC transporter permease produces the protein MTPIEVNPHARNWLGLWTLYSREVRRFLKVYTQTLLAPLVTTLLFFAVFSLALGRAVEQIGSVPFLEFLAPGLVMMAITQNAFANTSSSLVISKVQGNIVDTLMPPLNAHELTFAFAMGGTTRGLLIGTIIILVMSLFVPLGVDNIGLVLYHGFMGALMLSLFGVVGGIWSEKFDHMAAVTNFVVTPLSFLSGTFYSIERLPELGKFLASINPFFYMIDGFRAGFIGQADSDIVTGMLVMAGVNTGLWILSYRMFKTGYKLKA
- a CDS encoding peroxiredoxin-like family protein, producing MITPRTQVPDFSVTLMDGTKWSLGDQKPDSFTMIAFYRGYHCPLCKMYLGKLNSLVEGLKERGINLLVASSDSKERAELAQKDWDIENLPLAYGLSIEEARALGLFVSHGIGTTSIGVEEPEIFSEPGLFMIRPDQTLYFADIQTMPFLRPDLSGLLANLDFIMAKDYPARGEA
- the hemW gene encoding radical SAM family heme chaperone HemW; amino-acid sequence: MSSQPKTPFGLYIHWPYCVSKCPYCDFNSHVAKSVDHDQWAQAFINELTRIHQESAEQTISSIFFGGGTPSLMAPQTVESILQTAQKLWGFSPDIEITLEANPTTVETDTFANFKSAGINRLSIGIQSLRAKALTFLGRAHSLEEGFRALELAQKTFDRYSFDLIYARPDQTLQDWQDELTEALNLSAGHLSLYQLTIEPGTAFYKEGVPSVDEDLGADLFDLTQEMMEKAHMPAYEISNHAKSAQESRHNLIYWQGDDYIGIGPGAHSRLSNQAIHQIYQPDLWLNAIAEKKSGEQKRKSIPTEERIIELIMMGLRLKEGIDCAHFKSLTHQGLKDCLEPEGLEILIENGLVCWTETHLRASPEGRKCLNGVIEKLILV
- the trxA gene encoding thioredoxin TrxA; the protein is MSKKITDDSFDADVVNSDKPVLVDFWAEWCGPCKQIAPALDELAEELGGKLTIAKLNIDENPGTPSKFGVRGIPTLMLFKDGQVAATKIGALPKNKLQEWIESVL
- a CDS encoding histidine triad nucleotide-binding protein, with amino-acid sequence MSYDSNNIFAKIIRGEIPCDKVYESDHALAFKDIAPQAPVHILVIPKGSYVDYDDFSQNAPEGEIVDYIRAIGVVAREAGVKESGYRILSNLGDEGGQEVPHLHVHIFGGKPLGRMIKPIDK
- a CDS encoding TetR/AcrR family transcriptional regulator, which translates into the protein MARPRSFDKNTVLDQVMILFWEKGYGATSMIDIQKATGLKPGSLYDSFGDKHALFQDALSHYRQTIVRKRLDKLMMPGPAKGRLEEFFNDLIEFSLGEGKKLGCLMSNSAIELAPHDAVIKAQVQDNLVEIAETFCGVIEEGIANGEFKTTEPAENIARFLTSTVQGLRVMAKSSTTKETLTTTARLALKILD
- a CDS encoding GNAT family N-acetyltransferase: MNIRPIEINDYSRWFDLWQAYLAFYTVELSDEVTQKVWERLMNEDDKDLYGLVCEDEDHVIGFTHYFFHGTTWFDSSYCYLEDLFVEQSVRARGAGRALINGVKEQAQTHGAAKLYWHTDKQNETAQGLYNKVADLTDFIRYDIALKP
- a CDS encoding 3-deoxy-manno-octulosonate cytidylyltransferase, giving the protein MSLPKNPVVVIPARMASERLPGKPLADICGEPMIVHVWRRAMEAEIGPVIVACAEKEIADAVTKAGGHAVLTRPDHPSGSDRVFEAVENFDPKGAYDAVVNVQGDLPTLDPDVVKTVFAPLGKEVVDISTLAVEISEESERTNPNVVKAIVGFEEGANVGHGLYFTRATAPYGDGPLYHHIGLYGFRREALKRFVNLAPSVLERREKLEQLRALENGMRIDVALVDTVPLGVDTPADLERARAALK
- a CDS encoding NUDIX hydrolase is translated as MTEQKLNGPSIKKVPEGDDKERLVCPDCGFIDYQNPKIVVGAVCTWEDKFLLCRRAIAPSYGKWTFPAGFMELDETVAEGAKREAYEEAGVDVDIQDILGIYEVPTVGHVMIMHRAPMRTPDFKAGVESLEVELFGWDEIPWDDLAFPSVHWTLNRFQEVRGKSDIPAVTKTSDYYQVS
- a CDS encoding flavin reductase family protein, with the translated sequence MFFKTDESNPLPHHPFKACIIPRPIGWVSTLSEGGIGNVAPFSFFNGVAQNPPQLMIAINGPTPHSDTKDTLQNIEKNKEFAINIANFDLKDEMFRTAAPEHPDTDEADVAGLEMVPSTLIKPKRIKKSPIHLECVLTQIVPLLCDSESEKNTAIFGKVVGIHIDDDCLVDGKVDPRKVNPISRLGYKDYATIGDLFQMNAKWRKS
- a CDS encoding DMT family transporter gives rise to the protein MSTLSPISRGLLIMALGIALMSVMDAMIKHLTDHLSAAQILFFRSLFGFIPLLYIIAKQGGIKSVHTKRPVLHLFRAVLGAIMFVGFTIGLREMSLANALAICFSAPFFMVGLSALLIGEKIGFHRICAVIAGFIGVMIVLQPDDGIFGGGAGYMMVVAVSYALTQVLARKYKESETALSYTFWTTLGMSLIGFTFSLFFWQELTFFNLLWCVAMGLFGTVAHYFMTEAARITSPIIVSPMEYTALIWAAVFDWTFWHVIPEQATVAGSLVIVASGIYILWRERTQSHESLSL
- a CDS encoding regulatory protein RecX, whose protein sequence is MSQDKKIPRPVTKESLRNAALNYIDRFATSRHNLRHVLVRRVQKSNYYHDTSIQDGIDWIEELLDKLEQAKFIDDARYAEGRAGALHRKGTSQRVIRMKLMEKGLSEDHINKALEALREESQSENLERDAAIALARRRRLGPWRLPEKREDLKEKDLAAMARAGFSYDLAREIIEAETIEDLED